A portion of the Bacillus thuringiensis genome contains these proteins:
- the gerQ gene encoding spore coat protein GerQ, protein MAQQQNPYYGTGFYQPSGTYVQPQQMTQQQQQAMQQQTAQAAQAQYAISQGMLPLEQSYIENILRLNKGKQATVVMTYERGSSLGTQSYTGIIEAAGRDHIVISEPQSGKRYLLLMIYLDYVEFPEEIAYLPSQQATYTPRP, encoded by the coding sequence ATGGCACAGCAACAAAATCCGTACTATGGAACAGGTTTTTATCAACCATCTGGAACTTATGTACAACCGCAACAAATGACTCAACAACAGCAGCAAGCGATGCAACAACAAACAGCTCAAGCTGCGCAAGCTCAATATGCAATTTCTCAAGGCATGTTACCTCTAGAGCAATCATATATTGAAAATATCCTTCGTTTAAACAAAGGTAAGCAAGCTACGGTTGTAATGACTTATGAACGTGGCAGTTCCCTTGGTACACAATCTTATACAGGTATTATTGAAGCAGCTGGCCGTGATCACATCGTTATTAGTGAACCGCAGTCAGGGAAGCGTTATTTACTACTAATGATTTACTTAGATTATGTAGAATTTCCAGAAGAAATTGCATATTTACCTAGTCAACAAGCAACTTATACTCCAAGACCATAA
- a CDS encoding DUF423 domain-containing protein has protein sequence MKIFFLLGCIAAGLSVALGAFGAHGLENKISAKMLEVWKTGVTYQMFHAGGLFVVALLMDKVQSSLLTTAGWLMVAGIIMFSGSLYALSTTGIKFFGPITPLGGVAFIVAWILVGTAVVKGL, from the coding sequence ATGAAAATTTTCTTTTTACTAGGCTGTATTGCAGCGGGGCTATCTGTTGCGTTAGGGGCCTTTGGAGCACACGGTTTAGAAAATAAAATTTCTGCAAAAATGTTAGAAGTTTGGAAAACAGGCGTTACATATCAAATGTTTCATGCAGGTGGACTATTCGTAGTTGCTTTATTGATGGATAAGGTTCAATCATCACTTTTAACTACTGCTGGTTGGCTAATGGTAGCTGGGATTATTATGTTCTCAGGTAGTTTGTATGCATTAAGTACGACAGGCATTAAGTTCTTTGGTCCAATTACACCTCTTGGTGGTGTAGCGTTTATTGTGGCGTGGATTCTAGTAGGGACTGCAGTTGTAAAAGGATTATAA
- a CDS encoding YwdI family protein — protein sequence MQISSDKILNKMANEIAKAKSSEGQKSKDHLLVVRALCDLLLDEQVESSTYREPQIQSQVIGAQPITTVQPVMPVSGEPVYIKEEGANGNSLFDF from the coding sequence ATGCAAATATCGAGCGATAAGATTTTAAATAAAATGGCGAATGAAATTGCAAAGGCAAAAAGTAGTGAAGGACAAAAATCAAAAGATCATTTATTAGTTGTGCGTGCTTTATGCGATTTACTATTAGATGAACAAGTTGAATCTTCTACGTATAGGGAGCCGCAAATTCAATCGCAAGTAATTGGAGCGCAGCCTATAACGACAGTTCAACCAGTTATGCCAGTTTCTGGAGAACCTGTGTATATTAAAGAAGAAGGTGCAAATGGTAATTCTTTATTTGATTTTTAA
- a CDS encoding potassium channel family protein, whose amino-acid sequence MNARKQLWIAVICMTFVVILGTIGFMTIEEISLFQAFWMTMITVLTVGYGDAVPVTQVGKVFALLIIPVGVGIVTYAIGVVAAMIIEGNLFHAVRRKKMDKQIAQLQNHIIVCGCGRVGLQVVHELQEKKIPFVVVDKDESILEKEKLLYIHGDATEDQVLHHAGISKAAGLVAIVANDAENVFITLTARGLNDAIKIVARAEKPETEEKLRRAGANKVINPSSMAGIHIAKGIANPLTVHYIDTVLYGIEQSFVIEEILVGKDTILVGKSLLESDVRNQFDVTILAILRNGDIIHNPTGQEKLQEHDMIIVFGSVEKLRQFEKELQSTR is encoded by the coding sequence ATGAATGCACGTAAGCAATTATGGATAGCGGTTATATGCATGACCTTTGTTGTAATTCTAGGAACAATAGGATTTATGACGATTGAAGAGATTAGTTTGTTTCAAGCATTTTGGATGACGATGATTACGGTATTGACTGTTGGATACGGAGATGCCGTTCCTGTAACACAGGTGGGGAAAGTATTTGCGCTCCTCATTATTCCTGTTGGTGTTGGTATTGTTACATATGCAATTGGAGTAGTGGCAGCTATGATTATTGAAGGGAATTTATTTCATGCAGTGCGGAGGAAGAAGATGGATAAACAAATAGCGCAGTTACAAAATCACATTATAGTATGTGGTTGCGGTAGGGTGGGGCTTCAAGTTGTACATGAATTGCAAGAAAAGAAAATTCCATTTGTTGTTGTCGATAAAGATGAAAGCATATTAGAGAAGGAAAAGCTTTTGTATATACATGGAGATGCGACGGAGGATCAAGTTTTACATCATGCTGGAATTTCAAAGGCGGCTGGTTTAGTTGCTATCGTAGCAAATGATGCTGAAAATGTATTTATTACATTAACAGCAAGAGGATTAAACGATGCAATTAAAATTGTGGCGAGAGCTGAAAAGCCAGAAACTGAAGAGAAATTAAGGCGTGCGGGTGCAAATAAAGTTATTAATCCATCTAGTATGGCAGGAATTCATATTGCAAAAGGTATTGCGAATCCATTAACAGTTCATTATATTGATACAGTACTGTATGGGATAGAACAGTCATTTGTCATTGAAGAAATTTTAGTTGGAAAAGATACAATACTAGTTGGTAAATCGTTACTAGAGAGTGATGTGAGGAATCAATTTGATGTAACGATATTAGCGATTTTGAGAAATGGGGATATTATACATAATCCAACGGGGCAGGAAAAATTACAAGAACATGATATGATAATAGTATTTGGTTCAGTAGAGAAGCTGAGGCAATTTGAGAAAGAATTACAAAGTACGAGGTGA
- a CDS encoding purine/pyrimidine permease, whose amino-acid sequence MKTFLSALQWALFILAGSLIVPISVATSYGLDGAEAIAFVQRTLFVLGFAGLLQAIFGHKLPIQEGPAGLWWGIFSLYASLGVVLFGSSNETLKVLQYAFLLSGIICIILSVFGLIDKLVRYFTPTVIGTYLFLLVAQLSGSFLKGMFGLDGKHTEVQPNVFILSLIVILLSFFIMKLPIIGQYSVLFSIICGWILFACFGLSNPITPVTDIIRFPSLFVFGIPRVEWNMVITVIFVTLLLLTNMLASIRVVQKVVSKYEENAASDRFRQAGIITGINQLLGGLFSAIGPVAISGSAGFIATTNIYKRLPFILGSSFIIVVSIFPKITSFFAAIPVAVGYAAIYPVFASMIGLAFREYETVQDKERLFKVAGLSIFTGVGVMFVPAGAYSTLPPFLASFLSNGLVLGSVMAILLEILFSRSTAKQIS is encoded by the coding sequence ATGAAGACATTTCTTTCCGCCTTACAATGGGCACTATTTATTTTAGCTGGAAGCCTTATTGTACCAATTAGTGTCGCAACTAGTTATGGCCTTGATGGTGCTGAAGCCATCGCATTCGTACAAAGAACATTATTTGTTCTTGGCTTTGCTGGTCTACTGCAAGCTATATTTGGACATAAACTTCCTATTCAAGAAGGTCCTGCAGGCCTTTGGTGGGGAATTTTCTCCCTTTACGCAAGTTTAGGTGTCGTATTATTTGGATCAAGCAATGAGACACTTAAAGTTCTTCAATATGCTTTCTTATTAAGCGGTATTATTTGTATTATTCTTAGCGTTTTTGGACTTATTGATAAACTCGTTCGCTATTTTACACCGACAGTCATTGGAACGTATTTATTTCTTCTTGTCGCACAGCTCAGTGGCTCCTTCTTAAAGGGGATGTTTGGCCTTGATGGAAAACATACAGAAGTACAACCTAACGTATTTATTCTTTCACTCATTGTTATTTTACTATCCTTTTTCATCATGAAGCTACCTATTATTGGACAATATTCCGTTCTTTTCAGTATCATATGCGGCTGGATATTATTCGCATGCTTCGGATTATCTAATCCAATAACACCAGTGACAGACATAATCCGTTTTCCATCCTTATTTGTTTTCGGAATACCTCGTGTTGAATGGAACATGGTAATTACGGTCATTTTCGTTACACTCTTACTTCTAACAAATATGTTAGCAAGTATTCGCGTTGTACAAAAGGTTGTCTCTAAATATGAAGAAAATGCTGCATCAGATCGTTTTAGACAAGCCGGCATTATAACAGGAATCAACCAATTGCTAGGCGGCCTGTTTTCAGCTATTGGACCTGTCGCTATTTCTGGATCAGCAGGTTTTATTGCAACTACTAATATTTATAAACGTCTCCCATTTATATTAGGGTCAAGCTTTATTATTGTCGTTAGTATATTTCCAAAGATTACTTCATTCTTTGCAGCGATTCCAGTTGCAGTTGGTTATGCCGCTATTTATCCTGTATTCGCAAGCATGATTGGCCTTGCCTTTCGAGAATACGAAACTGTCCAGGATAAAGAACGATTATTTAAAGTAGCCGGTCTTTCAATCTTCACAGGAGTCGGGGTTATGTTTGTTCCAGCAGGAGCATATTCCACACTTCCACCATTTCTAGCATCGTTTTTAAGTAACGGTCTCGTTCTTGGATCTGTAATGGCAATCTTGCTAGAAATACTATTTTCTCGTTCCACAGCAAAACAAATATCGTAA
- a CDS encoding Cof-type HAD-IIB family hydrolase — MTYKMIVLDLDDTLLRDDHTISPRTKEALMTAQEQGVKVVLASGRPTFGMRNVAKELRLEEYGSFILSFNGAKIINCKTNEEIFSSTLSPEIVHNLFEISKTEDVWIHTYMGDDIVTEENNPYTEIEGDITGMPIVVVDDFKAAVKEPVVKVLMNKEAERLVEVEKKLQKQLEGQLSVMRSKPFFLEFTEAGVTKGTSLNKLIQKLGIKREEVIAMGDSYNDQAMIEFAGLGVAMGNAPDDIKEIANYVTDTNMNDGVAKVVEKFVLKTDVLV; from the coding sequence ATGACTTATAAAATGATTGTTTTAGATTTAGATGATACTTTATTACGTGATGACCATACTATTTCACCTCGTACGAAAGAAGCATTAATGACTGCACAAGAGCAAGGGGTAAAGGTTGTACTTGCTTCTGGACGTCCAACGTTTGGTATGCGCAATGTAGCCAAAGAACTTCGTTTAGAAGAATACGGCAGCTTCATTCTATCTTTTAATGGCGCAAAAATTATTAACTGTAAAACAAACGAAGAAATCTTTAGTAGTACACTATCTCCTGAAATCGTTCACAACCTATTTGAAATTAGTAAAACTGAAGATGTATGGATTCATACTTATATGGGCGATGATATCGTAACGGAAGAAAATAATCCTTATACTGAAATTGAGGGCGATATTACTGGTATGCCAATTGTTGTAGTAGATGACTTTAAAGCCGCAGTTAAAGAGCCTGTAGTAAAAGTATTAATGAATAAAGAAGCTGAACGCCTTGTTGAAGTTGAAAAGAAACTACAAAAACAACTAGAAGGCCAATTAAGCGTGATGCGTTCGAAACCATTCTTCTTAGAATTTACTGAAGCCGGTGTTACAAAAGGAACGAGCTTAAACAAACTGATTCAAAAGCTTGGCATTAAGCGTGAAGAAGTTATCGCAATGGGCGATAGCTATAACGACCAAGCAATGATTGAATTTGCTGGTCTTGGCGTTGCAATGGGCAATGCACCTGATGATATTAAAGAAATTGCAAACTACGTAACAGATACAAATATGAACGATGGTGTTGCAAAAGTTGTAGAGAAATTCGTTTTAAAAACGGATGTACTTGTTTAA
- a CDS encoding DUF3817 domain-containing protein gives MLSTPIGRLRAIGLVEGISFLLLLFVAMPLKYFAGFATAVKITGMAHGVLFILFIFAVIQVTIVHRKSILWALGAFVSSVIPFGTFVLDAKLKNEQQ, from the coding sequence ATGTTATCTACACCAATCGGACGATTAAGAGCAATTGGACTAGTTGAGGGGATTTCTTTCCTATTACTATTATTTGTAGCAATGCCATTGAAATATTTCGCAGGATTTGCAACAGCTGTTAAAATTACAGGCATGGCTCATGGTGTTCTATTTATTCTATTCATCTTTGCAGTAATTCAAGTAACAATCGTACACCGTAAATCAATTTTATGGGCACTTGGAGCATTTGTTTCATCAGTTATCCCATTTGGTACTTTTGTACTAGATGCAAAATTAAAGAACGAGCAACAATAA
- a CDS encoding uracil-DNA glycosylase, which translates to MENVLKNDWGPLLAPEFEKEYYLTLSSFLTEEYSTHVVYPKVEDIFNALQYTSYENTKVVILGQDPYHGPNQAHGLSFSVQPGVKTPPSLLNMYKELRDEYGYEIPNNGYLVKWAEQGVLLLNTVLTVRQSEANSHKGKGWEHFTDRVIELLNEREKPVVFILWGRHAQAKKKLITNSNHHIIESVHPSPLSARRGFFGSKPYSKVNTILANMDEKEIDWEIPNL; encoded by the coding sequence ATGGAAAATGTTTTAAAAAATGATTGGGGACCATTATTGGCACCAGAATTTGAGAAAGAGTATTATCTTACTCTATCCAGTTTTTTGACAGAAGAATACAGCACACATGTTGTTTATCCGAAGGTAGAAGATATTTTTAACGCTCTTCAGTATACAAGTTATGAAAATACAAAGGTTGTTATTTTAGGACAAGATCCATATCATGGACCGAATCAAGCGCATGGTTTAAGCTTCTCTGTGCAACCTGGTGTTAAGACACCACCATCATTGTTAAATATGTATAAAGAACTTCGAGATGAATATGGTTATGAAATTCCGAATAACGGTTATTTAGTAAAGTGGGCGGAGCAAGGAGTATTACTACTAAATACCGTATTAACAGTTCGTCAAAGTGAAGCAAATTCTCATAAGGGAAAAGGATGGGAGCACTTTACAGATCGTGTGATCGAACTGTTGAATGAACGTGAAAAGCCAGTTGTTTTCATATTATGGGGGCGCCATGCGCAGGCGAAGAAGAAGTTAATTACGAATTCGAATCATCATATTATCGAATCTGTACATCCAAGCCCATTATCGGCAAGAAGAGGTTTCTTTGGTAGTAAGCCATACTCTAAAGTAAATACGATTTTAGCTAATATGGATGAAAAAGAAATTGATTGGGAAATTCCAAATTTATAA
- a CDS encoding ABC transporter permease subunit, protein MREFANLVLNESEKIYRKKRIFVVMLILAILIPLFVYAQYREIETTQKRLGTTDWKVSLQQQIVDSQNRLNNSRLPEEWRDWLKVRVEQQQYYLDHDINPMAPGAPTFVRAFIEQGITLFIPLLVMIVAIDIVSGERSDGTMKMLLTRPIRRWKILLSKYVTMLFFISLILLLVGLFAYILSGLVFGYSGWNLPVLTGFVIDKETLNTNFVHLIPQWQYILMAYGLAWFVAIVVGTISFMVSVLIRNTPAGMGVMLAALIAGGILSSFATSWEGAKYIFSVNLSLTDYLSGKLPALQGLSMGFSLMNLTVWAVVSLIISFLVFTKQDMLN, encoded by the coding sequence ATGCGTGAATTTGCGAATCTAGTTTTAAATGAATCAGAAAAGATTTACCGTAAGAAACGTATTTTTGTTGTCATGCTTATTTTAGCAATCTTGATCCCGCTTTTTGTGTATGCGCAGTATCGTGAAATAGAAACGACACAAAAAAGACTCGGTACAACTGATTGGAAGGTTTCATTGCAACAGCAAATTGTTGATTCTCAGAACCGGTTAAACAATTCTAGGTTGCCAGAAGAATGGCGTGATTGGTTAAAGGTAAGAGTTGAGCAACAACAATATTATTTAGATCATGATATTAACCCGATGGCACCGGGTGCACCGACTTTTGTCAGGGCATTTATTGAACAAGGAATTACATTGTTTATTCCGCTTCTCGTAATGATTGTCGCCATTGATATCGTTTCAGGAGAACGAAGTGATGGGACGATGAAGATGTTACTTACGCGGCCGATTCGGCGCTGGAAAATACTCCTTAGTAAATACGTGACGATGTTATTTTTCATTTCGCTCATACTGCTTCTTGTAGGTTTGTTTGCTTACATATTATCAGGGCTTGTATTTGGGTACTCGGGATGGAATTTACCTGTTTTAACAGGGTTTGTCATTGATAAGGAAACGTTAAATACAAACTTTGTGCATCTTATTCCGCAGTGGCAATACATCTTAATGGCATATGGACTAGCCTGGTTTGTTGCTATCGTTGTCGGAACTATATCATTTATGGTCTCTGTTTTAATTCGTAATACACCAGCGGGTATGGGCGTTATGCTAGCTGCATTAATTGCAGGTGGTATCTTAAGCTCGTTCGCAACATCTTGGGAAGGCGCGAAATATATTTTTAGTGTGAATTTATCATTAACGGATTATTTATCAGGAAAATTACCTGCATTACAAGGCTTATCAATGGGATTTTCTTTGATGAATTTAACTGTTTGGGCAGTTGTTTCTCTTATTATTTCATTCTTAGTATTTACAAAACAGGATATGTTGAATTAA
- a CDS encoding ABC transporter ATP-binding protein — MTTILSVRDLKKVIGKKTLVENISFDVKQGEVFGFLGPNGAGKTTTIRMLVGLIKATEGTISIGGYSIKENFREAMRQIGSIVENPELYTYLTGWENLKQFARMLGDISDERIIEIAKMVHLDERIHDKVKTYSLGMKQRLGIAQALLGNPKLLILDEPTNGLDPAGIRELREFIHKLVKEENMSVFISSHLLSEVQMICDRVAIIHKGKMITVAKVEELIKTASDRVEWIVTPISKAKDMLEAAEEVREVSVEGERLLCRMDIASISSWNKNFVENEIDVHSVKELVFTLEDLFIELTRGEQHA, encoded by the coding sequence ATGACGACGATACTTTCCGTACGAGACTTGAAGAAGGTAATTGGAAAGAAGACTCTTGTAGAGAATATTTCCTTTGATGTAAAGCAAGGAGAAGTGTTCGGGTTCTTAGGACCAAATGGTGCTGGAAAGACGACTACCATTCGAATGTTAGTCGGATTAATTAAGGCGACAGAAGGTACAATTTCTATCGGTGGTTATTCGATTAAGGAAAATTTCAGAGAAGCGATGCGTCAAATTGGGAGTATCGTTGAAAACCCAGAGTTGTACACATATTTAACGGGATGGGAAAATTTAAAGCAATTTGCTCGTATGTTAGGTGATATATCAGATGAACGTATTATTGAAATTGCTAAAATGGTTCATTTGGATGAAAGAATTCATGACAAGGTAAAAACATACTCACTTGGTATGAAACAGCGCCTTGGAATTGCGCAGGCGCTCCTTGGGAATCCTAAATTGCTTATATTAGATGAGCCAACGAATGGTTTAGATCCAGCTGGGATTAGAGAACTTAGGGAATTTATACATAAGCTTGTGAAAGAAGAAAATATGAGCGTGTTTATTTCAAGTCACTTGCTAAGTGAAGTGCAAATGATATGCGATCGTGTTGCTATTATTCATAAAGGAAAGATGATAACAGTTGCCAAGGTTGAAGAATTAATTAAAACGGCAAGTGATCGTGTAGAATGGATTGTTACACCAATTTCTAAGGCGAAAGATATGTTAGAAGCGGCCGAAGAAGTAAGAGAAGTGAGTGTAGAAGGCGAGCGATTACTATGCCGCATGGATATTGCATCTATAAGTAGTTGGAATAAAAACTTTGTAGAAAATGAGATAGATGTACATAGCGTTAAGGAGCTTGTATTTACGCTAGAAGATTTATTTATTGAACTCACAAGGGGTGAGCAGCATGCGTGA
- a CDS encoding SGNH/GDSL hydrolase family protein, giving the protein MKIAFQNVVWYNYGQSMRAKRGFDMRSKVVKVILLITIASFCLFAYGFVSGVNDVLNPKASNLIKKTDVVAKEKKKTGTLQIVSLGDSLTRGVGDKEGIGYVGRMKEDLQKDYKQKIALTNLAVSGAKMPDLLKQIESSGAQYSIKQADVIVLTIGGNDLFPGWESLGKIDLETYRPDTETFQNEAKKIIEEIRKLNTDSPIFWLGLYNPFEDVEDLKGSSNIVVDWNASLEKLALNDKNVYITPTFDLFQNRGKDLLYSDHFHPNEVGYTYMAERLVQNVVSKLKLEQGGVK; this is encoded by the coding sequence GTGAAAATCGCTTTTCAAAATGTCGTTTGGTATAATTATGGACAATCTATGAGGGCTAAAAGGGGTTTTGATATGAGATCAAAAGTAGTAAAAGTAATTCTACTCATTACAATTGCATCTTTCTGTTTATTTGCATATGGCTTTGTTTCAGGTGTAAATGATGTATTAAATCCGAAAGCTTCAAATTTAATTAAAAAGACCGATGTAGTGGCGAAAGAGAAAAAGAAAACGGGAACGTTACAAATCGTTAGTTTAGGTGATTCATTAACGCGTGGCGTTGGTGATAAAGAAGGAATTGGCTATGTTGGGCGAATGAAAGAAGATTTACAAAAAGATTATAAGCAAAAAATTGCATTAACAAATTTAGCAGTTAGTGGTGCAAAAATGCCTGATTTATTAAAACAAATTGAAAGTAGTGGCGCTCAATATTCAATTAAGCAAGCAGATGTAATCGTGTTAACGATTGGTGGGAATGATTTGTTTCCAGGCTGGGAATCGCTCGGGAAAATAGATTTAGAGACGTATCGTCCTGATACAGAAACGTTTCAAAATGAAGCGAAGAAAATTATAGAAGAAATTCGTAAATTAAATACAGATAGTCCGATTTTTTGGCTTGGTTTATACAATCCTTTTGAAGATGTAGAAGATTTAAAAGGGTCTTCAAACATCGTTGTGGACTGGAATGCATCTTTAGAGAAGTTAGCGCTAAACGATAAAAATGTGTATATTACACCGACATTTGATTTATTCCAAAACCGCGGGAAAGATTTATTATACTCTGATCATTTTCATCCGAACGAAGTAGGTTATACGTATATGGCAGAACGTTTAGTTCAAAATGTTGTAAGTAAATTAAAACTAGAACAAGGAGGGGTAAAATGA
- a CDS encoding LacI family DNA-binding transcriptional regulator, whose protein sequence is MTNIRKIAELAGVSVSTVSRVLNNHPYVNEQKRKEILAIIEELNYTQNVNAIHLVKGKTNVIGVLLPHVNDQYYSAIIEGISKETAKNNYNMMLCQTNYSEERELEILNMLKMKKLDGVIICSRANSKEKLEEYTKFGPIVMCEEIDSKCISSVHIDYYKVFSHGMKSLIDAGHTRIGYCIGRSNSVNSQRRKKAYEDSLQQSIVTPLETWKFEGCFTVEDGRNVIREWAHMSVKPTAFLVSCNHIAAGMVTEAKKQGIRIPEDITIIGCDDQEVADILGITTISHSSKNVGVKAFELLYEKINEEKLDVKHIELLPELVDRETT, encoded by the coding sequence ATGACAAATATAAGAAAGATTGCTGAACTTGCTGGAGTATCTGTTTCAACTGTTTCACGTGTACTAAATAATCATCCGTATGTAAATGAACAGAAACGAAAAGAAATTTTAGCGATTATAGAAGAATTAAATTATACGCAAAACGTGAATGCAATTCATTTAGTGAAAGGAAAAACGAATGTAATTGGCGTTTTATTGCCACACGTAAATGATCAATATTATAGCGCTATTATCGAGGGAATATCAAAAGAAACAGCAAAGAATAATTATAATATGATGCTTTGCCAGACGAATTATAGCGAGGAAAGAGAACTAGAAATTTTAAATATGTTAAAAATGAAAAAGCTTGATGGGGTTATTATTTGTTCTCGGGCAAATAGTAAGGAGAAGCTTGAAGAATATACGAAATTCGGCCCGATTGTTATGTGTGAAGAAATAGATTCGAAGTGCATTTCAAGTGTCCATATTGATTACTACAAAGTATTTTCACATGGGATGAAAAGCTTAATAGATGCCGGTCATACACGTATTGGATATTGTATTGGAAGAAGTAATAGTGTTAATAGCCAAAGACGAAAGAAGGCGTATGAAGATTCGCTTCAACAGAGTATCGTAACACCGTTAGAGACCTGGAAATTTGAGGGTTGTTTTACAGTGGAAGATGGACGTAATGTAATTAGAGAATGGGCTCATATGTCAGTAAAACCGACGGCGTTCCTTGTATCTTGTAACCATATTGCAGCGGGGATGGTTACAGAAGCAAAAAAACAAGGAATTCGTATTCCGGAGGATATTACGATTATTGGGTGTGATGATCAAGAGGTGGCAGATATATTGGGTATAACGACGATTTCGCATTCTAGTAAAAATGTTGGAGTGAAAGCGTTTGAATTATTATATGAAAAAATTAATGAAGAGAAATTAGATGTGAAGCATATAGAGTTATTACCAGAGTTAGTAGATAGAGAAACGACATAA
- a CDS encoding YczE/YyaS/YitT family protein: protein MLRFKLEYIFFISGLLILAIGINMMTTITSFGLSPYDSFFIALYQNFGISIGFWIFMINFAFTLIVLFWNKKQITIGTIVTMVLISLFVDWIGSITTIMDAIRSLPKYITLICGNLFVGAGIGLYVSTNLCAAPQEAFVLTVAEKKKWTFRRTEISLAFLFLTLSFLLDGPIYFGTIILSFTTGWIIQAFIQVGTQILNRKEPIKQAA, encoded by the coding sequence ATGCTTCGATTCAAATTAGAATATATATTTTTCATTAGCGGTTTACTCATTCTTGCCATCGGTATTAATATGATGACGACAATTACTTCCTTTGGACTTAGTCCTTATGATTCCTTCTTTATTGCACTATATCAAAATTTTGGGATAAGTATTGGTTTTTGGATTTTCATGATTAACTTTGCCTTTACACTTATCGTACTCTTTTGGAATAAAAAACAAATTACAATCGGGACAATTGTAACGATGGTTCTTATTTCTCTTTTTGTTGATTGGATTGGTTCCATTACAACTATTATGGACGCTATCCGCTCTCTTCCAAAATATATAACACTTATTTGCGGAAATCTATTCGTTGGAGCTGGAATTGGTCTTTACGTCTCTACAAACCTTTGCGCAGCGCCTCAAGAAGCTTTCGTTTTAACGGTTGCTGAAAAGAAAAAATGGACGTTTAGAAGAACAGAGATTTCATTAGCCTTTTTATTTTTAACGTTAAGCTTTTTATTAGATGGACCTATCTATTTTGGAACAATCATCTTATCCTTTACAACAGGCTGGATTATCCAAGCATTTATTCAAGTTGGTACGCAGATTTTAAATAGAAAAGAGCCTATTAAGCAAGCTGCTTAA